A DNA window from Mucilaginibacter xinganensis contains the following coding sequences:
- a CDS encoding GMC oxidoreductase, with the protein MSNGKQKNTYDAIVIGSGISGGWAAKELCEQGLKTLVLERGRNVEHIKDYPTATMPPWEFKHRGRMTTDFLKENPLISKAAGYGEDNAHFFVKDKDHPYIQEKPFDWIRGYQVGGKSLTWGRACQRWSQFEFTNPERFGYGIAWPIGYDDVAPWYSHVEKFIGVCGNKDGIESMPDGEFLPPFDMNAVQEVISKKISENYKDRHLVHARWAHLTKPNQIHLDQGRAQCQARNLCMRGCPFGGYFSSVSSTLPWAKRTGNLTIRPFSVVHSIIYDEKLGKATGVRVIDTNTKETTDYFARVIFLNASALNSNLVLLNSKSNRFPNGLGNDSGLLGKYVAFQNYRASVGGEMEGYLDSYYYGRNPTELILANYRNLYTQETDYFGGFTTFMGANRERGAAETQHGEIGAAYKESLTEPGRWTVYMYMQGETVPKITNHVRLSDDQKDQWGIPLLITSVEYDENDERMVKDFLVQSKEMLEKAGCTNVSTYENKQAPGLDIHEMGGCRMGKDSKTSLLNKWNQLHHCKNVFVTDGACMTSTGNQSPSILYMALTARAATYAVAEMKKGNL; encoded by the coding sequence ATGTCAAACGGAAAACAAAAAAATACTTACGACGCAATCGTTATAGGCTCGGGGATCAGTGGTGGCTGGGCTGCAAAAGAGCTATGTGAGCAGGGGTTAAAGACACTTGTTTTAGAACGCGGCCGCAATGTTGAACATATTAAAGATTATCCGACGGCTACCATGCCCCCCTGGGAATTTAAACACCGGGGACGGATGACCACTGATTTCTTAAAGGAAAATCCATTAATAAGTAAAGCAGCAGGATATGGCGAGGACAACGCACATTTCTTTGTGAAAGACAAAGATCATCCATACATCCAGGAAAAACCTTTTGACTGGATCCGTGGTTACCAGGTTGGTGGTAAATCATTAACTTGGGGGCGTGCCTGTCAACGTTGGAGCCAGTTTGAATTTACCAACCCCGAAAGGTTCGGTTACGGAATAGCCTGGCCTATTGGGTACGACGATGTAGCGCCCTGGTATTCACATGTAGAGAAATTTATAGGCGTTTGCGGCAATAAAGATGGCATTGAATCCATGCCGGACGGCGAGTTTTTGCCGCCGTTTGACATGAATGCTGTTCAGGAAGTGATCAGTAAAAAAATAAGTGAAAATTATAAAGACAGGCACCTGGTACACGCCCGCTGGGCGCATTTAACAAAACCAAACCAAATTCATTTAGACCAGGGCCGGGCGCAATGCCAGGCCCGCAATTTATGTATGCGCGGCTGTCCGTTTGGGGGCTATTTCAGTTCGGTAAGCTCAACGCTGCCCTGGGCTAAACGCACCGGCAATTTAACCATCAGGCCTTTTTCTGTAGTACACTCTATTATTTATGATGAGAAACTGGGTAAGGCCACAGGCGTAAGGGTTATTGATACCAATACGAAAGAGACCACAGATTACTTCGCCCGGGTTATATTTTTAAATGCATCTGCCTTAAACAGCAACCTGGTGCTTTTAAATTCAAAATCAAACCGGTTCCCCAATGGATTAGGAAATGATAGCGGCCTGCTGGGTAAATATGTTGCTTTTCAGAATTACCGCGCATCAGTTGGCGGCGAAATGGAGGGCTATTTGGATAGCTATTATTATGGCAGGAATCCAACGGAACTGATTTTGGCAAACTATCGCAATTTGTACACCCAGGAAACGGATTACTTTGGTGGCTTCACCACTTTTATGGGTGCCAACCGGGAGCGGGGGGCGGCCGAAACGCAGCATGGCGAAATAGGTGCAGCTTACAAGGAATCGTTAACCGAACCGGGCCGCTGGACAGTTTATATGTATATGCAGGGTGAAACAGTGCCAAAAATCACCAACCATGTACGTTTAAGCGACGATCAAAAAGACCAGTGGGGCATCCCTTTACTGATAACCTCGGTTGAGTATGATGAAAATGATGAACGGATGGTTAAAGATTTCCTGGTACAGAGCAAAGAGATGCTGGAAAAAGCAGGGTGCACAAATGTATCCACCTATGAAAATAAACAGGCACCGGGGTTGGATATCCACGAAATGGGCGGCTGCCGGATGGGAAAAGATTCCAAAACCTCATTACTTAACAAATGGAACCAGTTGCACCATTGCAAAAATGTGTTTGTTACTGATGGCGCCTGTATGACCAGCACCGGGAATCAAAGTCCGTCTATCCTGTACATGGCTTTAACAGCCAGGGCGGCAACCTATGCCGTTGCTGAAATGAAGAAAGGGAATTTGTAA
- a CDS encoding tRNA1(Val) (adenine(37)-N6)-methyltransferase — protein sequence MKINTDGVLLGAIATVMNPGRVLDIGTGTGVIALMLAQRFINANVDAVEIDVSAAETAAKNFKNSIFNKRLLIMPNSIDTFFDEHPGDKYDLIISNPPFYLNSLESPKEKKTLAKHTDVDFFDMLMKGIAAHLSPKGLCWLILPVQAAVLIKELAMQNQLYRHKIITIRSFIHAEPHREIVCFGLDDVLTETTNFTIYEAIGIYSDEYKKLLQPYFLNF from the coding sequence ATGAAGATTAACACCGATGGGGTGTTACTTGGTGCAATAGCAACGGTTATGAACCCTGGGCGCGTATTAGATATAGGAACCGGCACCGGCGTAATTGCATTGATGCTTGCGCAACGATTTATTAACGCCAATGTTGATGCCGTTGAAATTGATGTATCAGCAGCCGAAACTGCCGCAAAGAATTTCAAGAATTCCATTTTTAATAAAAGGCTGCTTATTATGCCCAACAGCATAGATACTTTTTTTGACGAACATCCTGGCGATAAATATGACCTGATCATATCCAATCCGCCATTCTATCTAAACTCACTGGAATCGCCAAAAGAGAAGAAAACGCTGGCGAAACATACTGATGTGGACTTTTTTGATATGTTAATGAAAGGAATAGCAGCGCATTTATCCCCTAAAGGATTATGCTGGCTGATATTGCCTGTTCAGGCTGCGGTATTGATAAAAGAACTGGCAATGCAGAATCAGCTTTACCGGCATAAAATAATAACTATCCGTTCATTTATACACGCAGAGCCGCACCGTGAAATTGTATGTTTTGGATTGGACGATGTTTTAACCGAAACGACTAATTTTACCATTTACGAAGCTATCGGCATTTATTCGGATGAATATAAAAAGCTGTTGCAGCCTTATTTTTTAAATTTTTAG